A region of Rhodospirillales bacterium DNA encodes the following proteins:
- a CDS encoding biotin/lipoyl-binding protein, whose translation MMAFTKILIANRGEIACRVARTARALGYRTVAVHSDADAAALHVDSCDEAVALGGDLAADTYLDAAKLVAAARATGADAVHPGYGFLSENAGFARACAEAGLVFIGPPADAIDAMGNKAAAKRLMIAAGVPCVPGYQGAGQDDATLRAEAMRIGLPVMVKAAAGGGGRGMRLVAAEPDLADAIRMARDEAVNAFGSGELILEKAVVDARHVEIQVFADSHGAVIHLGERDCSVQRRHQKVVEEAPSPAVSADLRARMGAAAVAAARAIGYRGAGTVEFLLAGDGAFYFLEMNTRLQVEHPVTEAITGQDLVAWQLRVAAGGHLPLRQDEVRFDGHAIEVRLYAEDPYAGFLPQTGTVAAWRPAAGPGLRVDHGIRDGQVISPFYDPMIAKVIAHGADRAEARRKLAMALEDTVVLGPVTNKHFLVRVLRDAVFADGGATTAFIGERFPTEALAPPAPEDAHWALVAAAIWRRGRDRAGTLLSGWRNSNPEPSILRLRHGETVRELRVEPRADGGLDVQLDGRAMLVRLDGRADIAGHVRIDGVRRPAQLLAHDGGWLAEIGGLAVRFADATHEPVRGAAGAGDGTLRAPMDGRIVAIRVASGDAVEKGQTILVLEAMKMQHQIRAAAAGTVATLPVKEGDQVSARTVLATMAAS comes from the coding sequence ATGATGGCCTTCACCAAGATCCTCATCGCCAACCGCGGCGAGATCGCGTGCCGTGTGGCGCGCACGGCGCGCGCGCTGGGCTACCGCACCGTCGCGGTCCATTCCGACGCCGACGCGGCCGCGCTGCACGTCGATTCCTGCGACGAGGCCGTGGCGCTCGGCGGCGACCTCGCCGCCGACACCTATCTCGACGCGGCCAAGCTGGTCGCCGCGGCGCGCGCCACCGGCGCCGACGCGGTCCATCCCGGCTACGGCTTCCTGTCGGAGAACGCCGGCTTCGCGCGCGCCTGCGCCGAGGCCGGCCTGGTCTTCATCGGGCCGCCGGCCGACGCGATCGACGCGATGGGCAACAAGGCCGCCGCCAAGCGCCTGATGATCGCCGCCGGCGTTCCTTGCGTGCCGGGGTACCAGGGCGCCGGCCAGGATGACGCGACGCTGCGCGCCGAGGCGATGCGTATCGGTTTGCCGGTCATGGTCAAGGCGGCGGCGGGCGGCGGCGGCCGCGGCATGCGGCTGGTGGCCGCAGAACCCGATCTGGCCGACGCGATCCGCATGGCCCGCGACGAGGCGGTCAACGCCTTCGGCTCAGGCGAGCTGATCCTCGAGAAGGCCGTGGTCGACGCCCGCCACGTCGAGATCCAGGTGTTCGCCGATTCGCACGGCGCGGTGATCCATCTCGGCGAGCGCGACTGTTCCGTGCAACGGCGGCACCAGAAGGTGGTCGAGGAGGCGCCGTCGCCGGCGGTCTCGGCCGACCTGCGCGCGCGCATGGGCGCGGCGGCGGTCGCGGCGGCGCGCGCCATCGGCTACCGCGGCGCGGGAACGGTCGAGTTCCTGCTGGCCGGCGACGGCGCCTTCTACTTCCTCGAGATGAACACCCGCCTCCAGGTCGAGCATCCCGTCACCGAGGCGATCACGGGGCAGGACCTCGTCGCGTGGCAGCTCCGCGTCGCCGCCGGCGGCCATCTGCCTCTGCGGCAGGACGAGGTACGCTTCGACGGCCACGCCATCGAGGTCCGGCTCTACGCCGAGGATCCCTACGCCGGCTTCCTGCCGCAGACCGGCACCGTCGCCGCGTGGCGGCCCGCCGCCGGGCCGGGACTGCGCGTCGATCACGGCATCCGCGACGGACAGGTGATCTCGCCCTTCTACGATCCGATGATCGCCAAGGTGATCGCGCATGGCGCCGACCGCGCCGAGGCGCGCCGCAAACTGGCCATGGCGCTGGAGGACACGGTCGTCCTCGGTCCGGTGACCAACAAGCATTTCCTCGTGCGTGTCCTGCGCGACGCGGTGTTCGCCGACGGCGGTGCCACGACGGCGTTCATCGGCGAGCGCTTCCCGACCGAGGCTCTGGCGCCGCCGGCGCCGGAAGACGCGCATTGGGCGCTCGTGGCGGCGGCGATCTGGCGCCGTGGCCGCGACCGCGCCGGCACCCTTTTGAGCGGGTGGCGCAATTCCAATCCGGAGCCGTCCATCCTGCGCCTGCGTCACGGCGAGACGGTGCGCGAGCTGCGCGTCGAGCCGCGCGCGGACGGTGGCCTCGACGTCCAGCTCGACGGACGCGCGATGCTGGTCAGGCTCGACGGCCGGGCCGACATCGCCGGCCATGTCCGGATCGACGGGGTCCGACGGCCGGCCCAGCTGCTGGCGCATGACGGCGGTTGGCTGGCCGAGATCGGCGGGCTCGCGGTCCGCTTCGCCGACGCCACGCACGAACCCGTCCGCGGCGCGGCCGGCGCAGGGGACGGCACGCTGCGCGCGCCGATGGACGGCCGCATCGTGGCGATCCGCGTCGCCTCGGGCGACGCCGTCGAAAAGGGCCAGACCATCCTGGTGCTCGAGGCGATGAAGATGCAGCACCAGATCCGCGCCGCCGCCGCCGGCACGGTCGCGACGCTGCCGGTCAAGGAAGGCGACCAGGTCTCCGCCCGCACCGTGCTCGCGACCATGGCGGCATCATAG
- a CDS encoding alpha/beta hydrolase: protein MKRLRIALSLALALSAPAAARAVDLPTDEAVRVFALGPVCRALYERYRGAPDDRAFAVNSKGKCGFARGATTPDAVRARALEFCGGEAVECRIVATNLATERDGTAPLVVDRGFTIRGAATAAGVVIWNHGTLSENATRPPAGPPPLLRPLAAEGWDVYRVDRPGRGTSRLESLGMISQAVQRARAMGYKRIMLAGQSAGGWAALELAGKLDGIDAALATAPARHGKIGTDANLRARALREFDTLLGARPRGGARLVIALFENDEYDADAAERARIARGKALSLDVPLLLIDRPDIARGHGGGLGPAMAGRYGRCVRDYLARAAPPPGVATCGE, encoded by the coding sequence ATGAAACGCCTCCGCATCGCGCTGTCGCTCGCGCTCGCGCTGTCGGCCCCGGCCGCTGCGCGCGCCGTCGACCTGCCGACCGACGAGGCCGTGCGCGTGTTCGCGCTCGGCCCGGTGTGCCGTGCGCTCTACGAGCGCTATCGCGGCGCGCCGGACGACCGGGCATTCGCGGTCAACAGCAAAGGCAAATGCGGCTTCGCGCGCGGCGCCACGACTCCCGACGCCGTGCGCGCGCGGGCGCTGGAGTTCTGCGGCGGCGAGGCGGTGGAATGCCGCATCGTGGCGACGAACCTCGCGACCGAGCGCGACGGCACCGCGCCGCTCGTCGTCGACCGCGGCTTCACCATCCGCGGCGCGGCCACGGCGGCCGGCGTCGTGATCTGGAACCACGGCACGCTGTCGGAGAACGCCACGCGGCCACCGGCCGGCCCGCCGCCGTTGCTGCGGCCACTGGCGGCCGAGGGATGGGACGTCTACCGCGTCGACCGCCCCGGCCGCGGCACGTCGCGGCTCGAATCGCTGGGAATGATCTCGCAGGCCGTCCAGCGCGCCCGCGCCATGGGCTACAAGCGCATCATGCTCGCGGGGCAGTCTGCCGGAGGCTGGGCCGCGCTCGAGCTGGCGGGCAAGCTCGACGGCATCGACGCGGCGCTGGCGACCGCGCCGGCCCGCCACGGCAAGATCGGCACCGACGCCAATCTGCGGGCCCGCGCGCTGCGCGAGTTCGACACGCTGCTCGGCGCCCGTCCGCGCGGCGGCGCGCGGCTGGTGATCGCGCTGTTCGAGAACGACGAGTACGACGCCGACGCCGCCGAGCGCGCCCGCATCGCCCGCGGCAAGGCGCTGTCGCTCGACGTGCCGCTGCTGCTGATCGACCGTCCCGACATCGCGCGCGGCCACGGCGGCGGGCTGGGGCCGGCGATGGCCGGGCGCTACGGCCGCTGCGTGCGCGACTATCTCGCGCGCGCCGCGCCGCCGCCGGGGGTCGCGACCTGCGGCGAATGA
- a CDS encoding antibiotic biosynthesis monooxygenase → MPTPANANPPVAGTVALAVTWEARPGEADAVADVLRRMAEAVRAEPGTLLFRPHRSPDNDHVFFLYELFVDERAFAAHQDTAHFKALVLGEGVPRLARRERLPFAPLPA, encoded by the coding sequence ATGCCCACGCCCGCCAACGCAAATCCGCCGGTCGCCGGCACCGTCGCCCTCGCGGTCACCTGGGAGGCGCGGCCGGGCGAGGCCGACGCCGTCGCCGACGTGCTGCGCCGCATGGCCGAGGCGGTGCGCGCCGAGCCGGGCACGCTGCTGTTCCGCCCACACCGTTCGCCCGACAACGACCATGTCTTCTTCCTCTACGAGCTGTTTGTCGACGAGCGGGCTTTCGCGGCGCACCAGGACACCGCGCATTTCAAGGCGCTGGTGCTGGGCGAGGGCGTGCCGCGGTTGGCGCGCCGCGAGCGGCTGCCGTTCGCGCCGCTGCCCGCGTAG
- a CDS encoding glutathione S-transferase family protein: protein MTDGNRPTLFGATYSVYTRIARLALAEKGVDYRLEEVDVFAPGGAPAAYLARHPFGRIPAFEHGDLRLYESGAIARYVDAAFPGPALTPADARGRARVDQLISVCDSYVYRTLVWDVFVERVRAPAQGRATDEGLIAAALPRARTALGVLEEFLVDRPFLAGDALTLADLHAYPMIALFRLAPEGALSMAEHPRMEAWRAAMAARPSVAATRSPVERGGLSLPAHSPQVATPGGGAARAR, encoded by the coding sequence ATGACGGACGGGAACCGACCCACGTTGTTCGGCGCGACCTACAGCGTCTACACGCGCATCGCCCGGTTGGCGCTGGCGGAGAAGGGCGTGGACTACCGGCTCGAGGAGGTCGACGTGTTCGCGCCTGGCGGCGCGCCGGCGGCCTATCTCGCGCGCCATCCCTTCGGCCGCATCCCCGCCTTCGAGCACGGCGATCTGCGCCTGTACGAGAGCGGCGCCATCGCCCGCTACGTCGACGCAGCGTTTCCGGGCCCGGCATTGACGCCGGCGGACGCGCGCGGCCGCGCCCGCGTCGACCAGCTGATCAGCGTTTGCGACAGCTACGTGTATCGAACGCTCGTGTGGGACGTGTTCGTCGAGCGCGTACGCGCGCCGGCGCAGGGCCGCGCCACCGACGAGGGCCTCATCGCCGCGGCGTTGCCGCGCGCCCGGACGGCCCTTGGCGTGCTGGAGGAGTTCTTGGTGGACCGGCCGTTCCTCGCGGGCGACGCCCTGACGTTGGCCGATCTTCACGCCTATCCGATGATCGCGCTGTTCCGGCTAGCCCCTGAGGGCGCGTTGTCGATGGCCGAACATCCGCGGATGGAGGCGTGGCGCGCGGCGATGGCGGCGCGTCCAAGCGTCGCGGCGACGCGGTCGCCGGTGGAGCGCGGCGGCCTCAGCCTGCCGGCTCATTCGCCGCAGGTCGCGACCCCCGGCGGCGGCGCGGCGCGCGCGAGATAG
- a CDS encoding aminotransferase class III-fold pyridoxal phosphate-dependent enzyme, with product MAAVPAETPTNSTIAADYRARTPTSAKLFARANKILPSGITHDGRHLDPYPLYVTRGMGARKWCADGHEYVDYFGGHGALILGHSHPAVVEAVQRQMALGTHLGGSHELEVRWAEQVRRMIPCAEKVRFTSSGTEASHMALRLARAFTGKPRIMRFTGHFHGWHDQVVPGGTSHFDGGTPVGIDPALVGLSAVMPTDDPAPAVKLLEEADDIAAVMIEPSGASWGQVPLPPGFLHALRDATSRRGVLLIFDEVITGFRWSTGGAQKAFGITPDMCILAKIVAGGLPGGAVAGRGDVLDLLDFAATKAAKREKIAHPGTYNANPLSAAAAVTALEIVEREDAPAKANATTAKLRDAMRQVLIEEGVPWGVYGQSSAFQIFTNPNGVPIDPATFDPLKLGFKGLKGARDPAYIGKVRMALLAHGVDVMGGPGGLVSAVHGDADIDRTASALRASVRALMVEREIRGM from the coding sequence ATGGCCGCCGTCCCCGCCGAGACACCGACCAACTCGACCATCGCCGCCGACTACCGCGCCCGCACGCCGACCTCGGCGAAGCTGTTCGCGCGCGCCAACAAGATCCTGCCCAGCGGCATCACCCATGACGGCCGCCATCTCGACCCCTACCCGCTCTACGTGACGCGCGGCATGGGCGCGCGCAAATGGTGCGCCGACGGGCACGAATACGTCGACTATTTCGGCGGCCACGGCGCGCTGATCCTCGGCCATTCGCATCCCGCCGTGGTGGAGGCGGTCCAACGGCAGATGGCGCTGGGCACGCATCTCGGCGGCTCGCACGAGCTCGAGGTGCGCTGGGCCGAGCAGGTGCGCCGCATGATCCCCTGCGCCGAGAAGGTGCGCTTCACCTCGTCCGGCACCGAGGCGTCGCACATGGCGCTGCGGCTGGCGCGCGCCTTCACCGGCAAACCGCGCATCATGCGATTCACCGGCCATTTCCACGGCTGGCACGACCAGGTCGTGCCCGGCGGCACGTCGCATTTCGACGGCGGCACGCCGGTGGGCATCGACCCGGCGCTGGTCGGCCTGTCGGCGGTGATGCCGACCGACGATCCGGCGCCGGCGGTCAAGCTGCTCGAGGAAGCGGACGACATCGCGGCCGTGATGATCGAGCCATCCGGCGCGTCGTGGGGCCAGGTGCCGCTGCCGCCGGGCTTCCTCCATGCGCTGCGCGACGCCACGAGCCGCCGGGGCGTGCTGCTGATCTTCGACGAGGTCATCACCGGCTTCCGCTGGTCGACCGGCGGCGCCCAGAAGGCGTTCGGCATCACCCCCGACATGTGCATCCTCGCCAAGATCGTGGCCGGCGGGTTGCCCGGCGGCGCCGTCGCCGGCCGCGGCGACGTGCTCGATCTGCTGGATTTCGCGGCCACCAAGGCGGCCAAGCGCGAGAAGATCGCCCATCCCGGCACCTACAACGCCAACCCGCTGTCGGCCGCCGCCGCCGTCACGGCGCTGGAGATCGTCGAGCGCGAGGACGCGCCGGCCAAAGCGAACGCCACGACGGCGAAGCTGCGCGACGCGATGCGCCAAGTGCTGATCGAGGAAGGCGTGCCGTGGGGCGTCTACGGCCAGTCCTCGGCGTTCCAGATCTTCACCAACCCCAACGGCGTGCCGATCGATCCCGCCACATTCGATCCGCTCAAGCTCGGCTTCAAAGGCCTCAAGGGCGCGCGCGATCCCGCCTATATCGGCAAGGTGCGCATGGCGCTGCTGGCCCACGGCGTCGACGTCATGGGCGGCCCCGGCGGGCTGGTCTCGGCCGTCCACGGCGACGCCGACATCGACCGCACCGCGTCGGCCCTGCGCGCGTCGGTGCGGGCGCTCATGGTCGAACGCGAGATCCGGGGGATGTGA
- a CDS encoding DUF992 domain-containing protein: protein MKHLSERPGLAAAAAIAAALTLSNGAALAQSDPKSGVNVGSLTCKVAGGVGFVFGSSKELECVFTRSGGGEEFYGGSIKRFGVDIGFTKEARILWLVFAPGTVEKGALAGDYGGLTVSATAGVGVGANVLVGGGDKQVSLQPVSVEGSVGLNIAAGIGEVTLIAR, encoded by the coding sequence ATGAAGCATCTGTCCGAGCGCCCCGGCCTCGCCGCCGCGGCCGCCATCGCGGCGGCGCTGACGCTGTCCAACGGCGCGGCGCTGGCGCAGTCCGACCCCAAATCCGGCGTCAACGTCGGCTCGCTGACTTGCAAGGTCGCCGGCGGAGTCGGCTTCGTGTTCGGCTCGTCCAAGGAGCTGGAGTGCGTTTTCACGCGGTCCGGCGGTGGCGAGGAGTTCTACGGCGGCTCGATCAAGCGCTTCGGCGTCGATATCGGCTTCACCAAGGAGGCGCGCATCCTGTGGCTGGTGTTCGCGCCGGGCACGGTCGAGAAGGGCGCGCTGGCGGGCGACTACGGCGGCTTGACGGTGTCGGCCACCGCCGGCGTCGGCGTCGGCGCCAACGTGCTGGTGGGCGGCGGCGACAAGCAGGTCAGCCTGCAGCCCGTCAGCGTCGAGGGCAGCGTCGGCCTCAATATCGCCGCCGGCATCGGCGAGGTGACGCTGATCGCGCGGTAG
- a CDS encoding ABC transporter substrate-binding protein produces MKATLAALLAAGLALAAAGAASAQDKITIAALRFVSSAPVFIAMEKGYFKEQGLDVEFKFFDAAQPIAVAVATGDADLGITGLTGGFYNLAGKGAIKIIAAQSREEPGFDFVAYVATKKAFDGGFTDASKFPGRSIAITQTGSTFHYMIGMLAEKRGFKLTDVTLRPLQSIANVTAALKGEQVDGALLPANNAYAAEKDGFGRIVGWVHQETPWQLGALFANGKVLDTRRPAVEKFVAAYLKAVNDYAEAFLQRDAAGKRAFGEKADALIPMIQKYVEPKPSAEQVKASASYIDPKGRLLVKNIHDQIAWYQGQGMVGKDVDATRLLDLTFVKDHLDVPKK; encoded by the coding sequence ATGAAAGCGACACTGGCCGCGCTGCTCGCGGCGGGCCTCGCGCTGGCGGCGGCCGGCGCCGCCTCGGCGCAGGACAAGATCACGATCGCGGCGCTTCGCTTCGTGTCGTCGGCGCCGGTCTTCATCGCCATGGAAAAGGGCTACTTCAAGGAGCAGGGCCTCGACGTCGAGTTCAAGTTCTTCGACGCCGCCCAGCCGATCGCCGTCGCCGTGGCGACGGGCGACGCCGATCTCGGCATCACCGGATTGACCGGCGGGTTCTACAACCTCGCCGGCAAGGGCGCGATCAAGATCATCGCGGCCCAGTCGCGCGAGGAACCCGGCTTCGATTTCGTGGCCTACGTCGCGACGAAAAAGGCGTTCGACGGCGGCTTCACCGACGCCTCGAAATTCCCCGGCAGGTCGATCGCCATCACCCAGACCGGCTCGACCTTCCACTACATGATCGGCATGCTGGCGGAGAAGCGCGGCTTCAAGCTGACCGACGTGACGCTGCGGCCGCTGCAATCCATCGCCAACGTCACCGCCGCCCTCAAGGGCGAGCAGGTCGACGGCGCGCTGCTGCCGGCCAACAACGCCTACGCCGCCGAGAAGGACGGCTTCGGCAGGATCGTCGGCTGGGTCCACCAGGAGACGCCGTGGCAGCTGGGCGCGCTGTTCGCCAACGGCAAGGTGCTCGACACCCGCCGTCCCGCCGTCGAGAAGTTCGTGGCCGCCTATCTGAAGGCGGTCAATGACTACGCCGAGGCGTTCCTGCAGCGCGACGCCGCCGGCAAGCGCGCGTTCGGCGAGAAGGCAGACGCGCTGATCCCGATGATCCAGAAATACGTCGAACCCAAGCCGTCGGCCGAGCAGGTCAAGGCCAGCGCGTCGTACATCGATCCCAAGGGTCGTCTGCTCGTCAAAAACATCCACGACCAGATCGCCTGGTACCAAGGGCAAGGGATGGTCGGAAAGGACGTCGACGCGACCCGCCTGCTCGACCTCACCTTCGTGAAGGACCACCTCGACGTCCCTAAGAAGTAG